In Treponema vincentii, a single window of DNA contains:
- a CDS encoding tetratricopeptide repeat protein: MKRTKTNLFLIGSLFLCVIAAACSKTDKNELFQQKLNVIDGVMQEGNTQKALNNLRALRKKAQIPIHYLSIAKRELQLHYPVQALQSIQTGLKKYPDDPMLNAALTHTLMQEGRIEDAAAAAESLRGSSYVGIGAEALIHIDKEKQTYQTPASFWQESFRLTGEHIFLENAAVMLAHQGDIAQAAALRFRIAKEEALRSPYFWSCLAYDMGNFQPVLDDLVYSLAYADMAGLPENNPKVFEYARRHLLLAADASAGLGDMEQARGFWHIYVDRYADSSSEVFYNLAMTAPTQDEKAEILIECISQNPGYYPAVAQYVRAWSAINAGHDQKNPLDEYLQSKDFFSLQMEKGLFVSSAFTLSAEQVLEEAMAADSDDIRFQLEEFRYRYVQPKNYAQGNGEMWKILEAHPHNPLVKAYARWYFASSGDFNACLGIDKADNHDEDIFYNGIRHAVQGYSTAALKNFTEVENEHRYTIPAVVDQAYIYDARNEPDMAIKYFSHAAELLSDNRVKSKMLYEAARIYAEHNGMPEAIALLNQSLKLDSENHRANVLKQKLIADGSVNRNSGLDTILQNGTDTNPQ; encoded by the coding sequence ATGAAAAGGACAAAAACTAATCTCTTTCTTATAGGAAGTCTTTTCCTCTGCGTTATTGCCGCAGCATGTTCAAAAACAGATAAAAATGAGCTTTTTCAACAAAAACTGAATGTCATTGACGGTGTTATGCAAGAGGGAAATACTCAAAAAGCCCTGAATAACTTACGTGCATTGCGTAAAAAAGCACAGATCCCCATTCACTATTTAAGCATTGCAAAACGGGAATTACAGTTGCATTATCCTGTACAAGCTCTACAATCAATTCAGACCGGTCTAAAAAAGTATCCTGATGACCCGATGCTTAACGCTGCCCTTACTCATACATTGATGCAGGAAGGACGGATAGAAGATGCTGCAGCAGCAGCCGAATCTTTGCGTGGCTCCTCTTATGTTGGTATTGGGGCGGAGGCTCTTATCCATATAGATAAGGAAAAACAAACATATCAGACGCCTGCTTCTTTTTGGCAAGAAAGTTTTCGGCTTACGGGCGAACATATTTTCTTGGAGAATGCTGCCGTAATGCTTGCTCACCAAGGAGACATTGCACAGGCAGCCGCACTCCGTTTCCGAATTGCTAAAGAAGAAGCGCTTCGGTCTCCCTATTTTTGGTCGTGCTTAGCTTATGATATGGGGAATTTCCAACCGGTACTGGATGATTTAGTCTATTCACTTGCGTATGCCGACATGGCGGGGCTCCCTGAAAACAATCCTAAGGTTTTTGAATATGCCCGCCGTCATCTCTTGCTTGCCGCTGATGCAAGTGCGGGGCTCGGTGATATGGAGCAGGCGCGTGGTTTTTGGCACATATATGTCGACCGTTATGCGGATTCTTCAAGCGAAGTTTTTTATAACTTAGCGATGACCGCTCCTACCCAAGACGAAAAAGCAGAGATATTGATCGAGTGTATTTCGCAAAATCCGGGATATTATCCGGCGGTGGCACAGTATGTCCGCGCTTGGTCCGCTATCAATGCGGGGCATGATCAAAAAAATCCCTTAGACGAATATCTGCAAAGCAAAGATTTTTTCTCATTACAGATGGAAAAAGGCTTGTTTGTGTCTTCGGCTTTTACGCTTTCTGCGGAGCAAGTGCTTGAGGAAGCCATGGCTGCCGATAGCGACGATATACGGTTTCAGCTAGAAGAATTTCGATACCGTTATGTGCAGCCGAAAAACTATGCACAGGGAAACGGAGAGATGTGGAAAATTCTAGAAGCCCATCCCCATAATCCGCTGGTAAAGGCGTATGCACGCTGGTACTTTGCTTCTTCGGGCGATTTTAATGCCTGCCTTGGAATCGACAAAGCAGACAACCATGATGAAGATATATTCTACAACGGTATCCGGCATGCAGTGCAGGGATACTCGACTGCAGCACTAAAGAATTTTACCGAGGTGGAAAACGAACACCGCTATACAATTCCTGCGGTGGTTGATCAAGCTTATATCTATGATGCACGCAATGAACCGGATATGGCAATTAAGTATTTTTCCCATGCTGCAGAGTTGCTTTCCGATAACCGTGTAAAAAGTAAGATGCTCTACGAAGCTGCACGGATATATGCCGAACACAATGGGATGCCGGAAGCAATCGCATTGTTGAATCAGTCGTTGAAACTCGATTCTGAAAACCACCGAGCAAATGTACTAAAACAAAAACTTATTGCCGACGGCAGTGTTAATCGGAATTCCGGTTTAGATACTATTTTGCAAAACGGCACAGATACCAATCCGCAGTAG